GTGACCCGGGGTTTTGCTTCCCCATTGACGGAACTGCTTCAGATCCTCAATGGACAAGTCATAACCGCTCAGGTGAAGCAGACTGTAGAGCAGCATGGAGCCATGTCCTGCAGACAAGACAAAACGGTCGCGGTTAATCCACGCCGGCTGGTCCGGGTTATGGTTCATCGTCTTCGCGAACAGTTGGTAGCCCATAGGTGCAGACCCCATCGGCATGCCCGGATGACCGGAGTTGGCTTTTTCGATCGCGTCGATCGCCAATGTCCGGATCGTTGCGATGGACAGGTTGTCGATCGTTTGGTTATGTTCAGTTGTCATGATTCGTCCTCCTCAAATCTTTTCCATAGTAAGCTTCGAAAATGAAGGCTTCTTACGTCCCGCCAGCCCCAATCCACATAGTATCAGAGCAGTTAGGAATGTTGAGAATATCATTTTGACTCTTATTGTATCACCACACGTCTTTCATTTCCATAACGTAATTGTCAAAGTTGTGTAAAGGCCGTCAGGGAGAGCGACATCCCCCTTGCATTATTTCCCTTAATAGTCCGGTTATAACCGGATTCGACATCCGTTAAACGATTTTATGGACTTCGGCGGTATGGAAAAAGTTACTTCACTCGACAAATGAAAAAGCTTCGGCCTAAGCTGCACATTAGACAGCTTAGGCCGAAGCGTGAGGCCGCACATCAGCGCGTGCCGCGTTTTTTGGCTTTGAGGAGGCGATCCATGGAGGAGCCTCCTTCCGGAGCCGGCCCGGTTCTCTCGGGCCGTCCTTGGCCGTCCCCCTGCGCCTGCGGCGGCGGGGGAGGCGGCGCGGCCGGCTTCGCCTGGGCCGGCCGCTCTTCCCGCAACGGGGCATCCGCCCGCTGCGAATCGCGCGCCTCCGGCGGGGCCTTGCGGCCCCCTGCCGGAGCTGCGCCGGGTGCCGGGGCGGGGTTCCCGCCCCCGGCACCGTGGCCCGCGCCGCTGTGCTCGCGCGCGCGGGCGGGGCCTGCGGCGGCTTCGCGGAGCTGCCGCCGTAGAAATCGGCGGCGCGGGCTTTGCGCGCCGCCAGCCGCTCGAGGCCGGCGTCACGCGCGGCCTCGCCGACAGGTGCCGGCCGCCTGCGGAGCAGGGCGGCCAGCCTAGCGCCGATGGCGCCCCATGGCAGAGCCAGGCGCCGCACGGCGATGTCGGCGACCCACAGCAGCAGGGCCGCCGCCAGCAGCGGATAGCTCCAATCATGGAGATTCATCCGCGAGGTTGCCTGCCGGTCAAACACTTCGGCCGGGTTGTCCCAGGATAACACGCGGCCTCCGGTCGCCTCGGCCAGCCGCTTCATGGCTTCCTCGCCGCTGCCGGAGGACAACCGGTATTCCGGCGAATACGGCACCACAAAACCGGTGCCTGGCACGGCCTGCAGCGCTTCTTCCCCGCTGGCATCCTCAAGAGACAGGAGGAATGCCCCGGGCTTCGTGACATTGACGAGCCCGGTATAACGGCCGGGAGCTTCCTGGATAAGCTCCACCGTCTGCTCGCCAGCTTCATCGTCCCCGATCACCGCATTCAGCTTCTCCGGCGGATTCTCGCCCTCTGCCATAACTTGGAGCTTGACTTGGTTGCCGGCCGTCTCGGTAGTCACTTCATAGGGCGACGACGTAAACTGAGGGAACGTCCACTTCACGATTTCAGTCAACATGTTGGCAAAGCCGGACCACGATACCCATTCCTTGGACCACTTTCCGCTTAAATCGCTCGTCCATGCCACCGTTCGACCGGATCCGTATTGCCAGCGCGACAGGATCGGGTCCGGCTCCGGACTGGACAGAACCGTCTGGGCGGAAGACTTCGGCGTTGTCGCTACATAACCATATAGCGCCGGTACGCCCTGCTGGAATAGACTCGCCCAATCGCCCGCATTCTGAACAGCCGGGATAAAGGGTTTATCCACGATATAGGATTTGGCCAGCATCACGGCCTCCCTGCTGAATACCGCCGGCAGTGTCGTTTCATCCTCAACGAAGTAATAACGGCCTTTAGCCGCATCCGCCAAGGATTGAAGAAGGTTCGTATCGGCATCCATCCCGACCGCCACCGAAGACATCGTAATTTTGTTCTCCACCATCGTATCGGTCAGATCCTGATAACCGGAATTCATGGCCGATTGTCCGTCGGTCATCAGAATGATATGTCTGCGCTGGGCGTTAATCTTCAGCATTTCTTCAAGTGCGGAGGAAACGGCAGGATAGATGTTGGTTCCTCCGGCGCTCGGAATCGACTGGATGCTGCTGAGCACCTCTTCCTTGTCCCCGAGCTTCTGCGGCGGAACAACCCACCACGGCTGATCGTCAAAGGCGACGACGCCGACCGTATCCTTGGCTCTCAGCAGCTCAACCGTGCGCATGGCCGATTCTTTGGCCAATTCGATCTTATTGCCATCCATGCTCCCCGAACGGTCAATGACGAGGATGAGACCAAGCGATGGAATCTCCCGTTTGCCTTCCAGCTCCATCGAGACCGGCAGTGCTTTTTCAATCGGGGTTTTAAAATACCCGCCCATCCCAAAGCTGTCCTCGCCGCCCGCCATCATAAACCCGATGCCGAAGCTTCGGACCGCCTGCTCGATCAGCTCCATCTGCTTGCCGCCGACGTCACTGCCCGAGACGTTATTAAAGATGATGCTGTCGTACACGGCATACTTCGCCGCTTCCAGCGGAAGCAGCTCTGGCTGAATCACTTCGGTGCCGATCATTCCGGACTCCAGTGCTGCCGTGATATTACCTGACGTTCCCGGGGTTCCTTCAACGATCAGTACGTTCGGCGGACCTTCCACCCGGGAAAAATCAAACGCTGCATTATTGGCGGATGCCTCATCCCCATCCATGAAGATTTCGGCACGGTAACGGTGAAGTCCCGGGCTCTTAGCCAGGCCTTTTACGGCATACCGGTTCTCGCCCGGGGTTACGTCGACGCGTTCCCGGCCGATCTCACGGTTGTCCTCGTAAATGCGCAATTCACCGGAGGTCTTAAACGTGCTGCGGATCATAACCTCCACATAGAAAGACTCCGCTTGATACAGCTTATCCGGTACCTTTAGTTCCTCCACCGCAACGTCACGGATAGCCTGCTTCGGAGTTGGAAGCACATCAACCGCAATGCCCCGGTCCTTCAGCAGCCTTCCGGCCGCTGCCATGCTGCCCACATTCTCTTCCCCGTCCGAGATCAACACAATTCTGGAATCGCTGTTGCCCTCGAACAGGCTCCCTGCAAGCTGAAGACCGGACTCCAGCCCCGTAAACTGCTGCTCCAGCAGCGCATTTAAAGAGGCTCCTGCATTCTCCGTAGAAGATAATCGCCGTTCCACAGCGCCCTCAAGACCTGTAGAAACAACAGCGGTGCCATCCTTCTCGCCTTTTGCCGCAAGGGAATCGTTAATCCAATTCGTGATCCGGGCCGAATCCCCCATACTGTCGGAACGGTCCGCCAAGTACACCACCTGTTTATCCCGCAAGACGGTATAACCGTGCAGACCCGAAATCATAAGAATCAATAACAGAATGACGCAGGTTCTAAAGAATAAGGCCAATTTCTTGCGAAAACCGCTGAGCCGAAAATCCGATTTGTATGCGTAATAGAGAAAGACTCCTGCCGGGATCAACAGCAGCAAAAACCATGGTTGGCTAAATTGAACGCCCACGCTGGTACACCCCCCATTCCGCTACGATCACAGCCAGTGCCAAGGCCGCCAGCCATGGCATTAACGAACCGGCATCCCTTGCCGTCTCACTGTGCCCAGACGTCCCGGCACGTTCACCAGCTGCCGTATCCGAGTTCGGTGACGTTTGACTCACGACCGGGCCCTGATCGTTGCTCCAATCTGCCTCGTACGGGTCTGCCGTTACTGCCAGCCAAAACTTAAGCTTCTCACCCGCTTCATTCTGCTGTTCAAAAGCGTACAGCCCCGGATATTCCGGTACGAGCTGTACCGGCGATATCCCTTGCTCGTTCCGGAGGGCTTCCGCAGCAGGAAGGCCGTCAACAAGAGCAAGACCACTCTTAGGTACCCATTTTGCCGCTACCGTATCCGCCGCAATCGGTATATCCGCTTGCGCGCCCGCCATATATCGGCCAAGGCCGCTCCCCTTGCCCGAGGTCATCCACTCCAGTGCATTGCTAACCATGACCGGGAATTCCGGCGATAACGGAAGATCGCTATCCTGAAGCAGGAAATTAAACGACAATCGCGGTCGCCCGTTTTCGCTTCCCGCATAGACGATGGGTTGATCCCCCAGCTTGACCACAGGTTCGCCCCAAGCAGGGGCCTGATCCACCAGCGTACCGAAATAGACGCCCGATAAGGTTACATAGGCGGTCACCGGATGCTTCGCAAGCACGGCGCGTCCTCCTTGGCTTCCAACTTTGGTGCCTTCTCCGCCGATCGTCCAGAGCGGCGTTTTGGCGGCCAGCTCCGCCCACTTCCCTTGCTTGAACCCTTCCGGCATGCTCCCGTCTATGACGAGCAGATCAAATTCGCCATCAGGTACGGGCGGTACATCCGATGCTGTGCCATTATCCGTATTTTGATCCGTGCCTGGATCCTCACCCGTCTTGTCTTCGGAGCCATCCCAGGCAACCCGGGTGACTTCGGCTCCGCTTAGCTGCAAGGCCTTCTCCAGAAACAAATTGCCCGAAGTCAGCAGAAGTACGCGCGAAGATCCGTGACCCAATCCGAATGCAAAGGAATAATTGTCTGCCGCATACCCGTCATCCTGGGATAACTCAAGCCGATACACCTCCGCAAACGGGAGATCGGCAAAAGATTCGGTTAATTTCTTCCCCGGCGTAAGATTCAACACCTTGCTGGCCAGCAGCTGTTCATCCCCGTAAAGATTCACTTCGGTCGACATCGCTTCCTTGGCATTCGTGCTGAGGACAGCGACCGCCGCATAGGATGAACCTGTTTCACCTTTGAGTGAAATGCCGAATTGGTCGATGGAAACGTTAAGAGGGTGCTCCCCCTGTACCTTCTCTACGGATACTGGAACCTGAAACGATATGGGAGCCGTATCCTGCTTCCAGTAGCTATCTGTAAAAATAACGACTTCTGCATCATGTTCTTCCCGTGTCAGAGCGGAAGCGAGCGATAAGGTTTCCCTGTAGGATGCCTGGCCGTAATAGGGCCGCAACCCATCCACGGCCTTATCGATGGCCGCGCGGTCGCTTTCATGGGAGACCAGCGTCGTGGGACTTGCTCCCACAGACAGAAGGGTGATCTCGCTCCGTCTCCCTTGGTCCTTCACGTACTCCTTAATTCGTTCCTGCATCATTTGTAGCCTGGATGTGGCTTCGCCTTCTGCCGAAGGCTGAATCTGCGCGCTCATGCTGCCCGAGGTATCGGCAACGATGACCACATGGGCGCTGCCTCCGCCAGACACCTGCATAAAGGGCTGCATCAGTGCGAAGACCATCAGCGCAGCAGCAAACAGCTGGAGCCACAGCAGAAGCCGGTTCTGCAGCTTCTGCCACGGCCTGTTAGCCTCCAGGTTCCGAAGCACCCGCTCCCACAGCAAGTGGCTGGGAACGGTTGTATCCACATATTTTCGTTTGAACATATACATAAGCACGATAGCCGGCAGCGTTAAACCGAACCATAGGC
Above is a window of Paenibacillus sp. FSL K6-1330 DNA encoding:
- a CDS encoding VWA domain-containing protein is translated as MGVQFSQPWFLLLLIPAGVFLYYAYKSDFRLSGFRKKLALFFRTCVILLLILMISGLHGYTVLRDKQVVYLADRSDSMGDSARITNWINDSLAAKGEKDGTAVVSTGLEGAVERRLSSTENAGASLNALLEQQFTGLESGLQLAGSLFEGNSDSRIVLISDGEENVGSMAAAGRLLKDRGIAVDVLPTPKQAIRDVAVEELKVPDKLYQAESFYVEVMIRSTFKTSGELRIYEDNREIGRERVDVTPGENRYAVKGLAKSPGLHRYRAEIFMDGDEASANNAAFDFSRVEGPPNVLIVEGTPGTSGNITAALESGMIGTEVIQPELLPLEAAKYAVYDSIIFNNVSGSDVGGKQMELIEQAVRSFGIGFMMAGGEDSFGMGGYFKTPIEKALPVSMELEGKREIPSLGLILVIDRSGSMDGNKIELAKESAMRTVELLRAKDTVGVVAFDDQPWWVVPPQKLGDKEEVLSSIQSIPSAGGTNIYPAVSSALEEMLKINAQRRHIILMTDGQSAMNSGYQDLTDTMVENKITMSSVAVGMDADTNLLQSLADAAKGRYYFVEDETTLPAVFSREAVMLAKSYIVDKPFIPAVQNAGDWASLFQQGVPALYGYVATTPKSSAQTVLSSPEPDPILSRWQYGSGRTVAWTSDLSGKWSKEWVSWSGFANMLTEIVKWTFPQFTSSPYEVTTETAGNQVKLQVMAEGENPPEKLNAVIGDDEAGEQTVELIQEAPGRYTGLVNVTKPGAFLLSLEDASGEEALQAVPGTGFVVPYSPEYRLSSGSGEEAMKRLAEATGGRVLSWDNPAEVFDRQATSRMNLHDWSYPLLAAALLLWVADIAVRRLALPWGAIGARLAALLRRRPAPVGEAARDAGLERLAARKARAADFYGGSSAKPPQAPPARASTAARATVPGAGTPPRHPAQLRQGAARPRRRRAIRSGRMPRCGKSGRPRRSRPRRLPRRRRRRGTAKDGPREPGRLRKEAPPWIASSKPKNAARADVRPHASA
- a CDS encoding BatA and WFA domain-containing protein → MGIQSWLSLWFGLTLPAIVLMYMFKRKYVDTTVPSHLLWERVLRNLEANRPWQKLQNRLLLWLQLFAAALMVFALMQPFMQVSGGGSAHVVIVADTSGSMSAQIQPSAEGEATSRLQMMQERIKEYVKDQGRRSEITLLSVGASPTTLVSHESDRAAIDKAVDGLRPYYGQASYRETLSLASALTREEHDAEVVIFTDSYWKQDTAPISFQVPVSVEKVQGEHPLNVSIDQFGISLKGETGSSYAAVAVLSTNAKEAMSTEVNLYGDEQLLASKVLNLTPGKKLTESFADLPFAEVYRLELSQDDGYAADNYSFAFGLGHGSSRVLLLTSGNLFLEKALQLSGAEVTRVAWDGSEDKTGEDPGTDQNTDNGTASDVPPVPDGEFDLLVIDGSMPEGFKQGKWAELAAKTPLWTIGGEGTKVGSQGGRAVLAKHPVTAYVTLSGVYFGTLVDQAPAWGEPVVKLGDQPIVYAGSENGRPRLSFNFLLQDSDLPLSPEFPVMVSNALEWMTSGKGSGLGRYMAGAQADIPIAADTVAAKWVPKSGLALVDGLPAAEALRNEQGISPVQLVPEYPGLYAFEQQNEAGEKLKFWLAVTADPYEADWSNDQGPVVSQTSPNSDTAAGERAGTSGHSETARDAGSLMPWLAALALAVIVAEWGVYQRGRSI